One Bos indicus isolate NIAB-ARS_2022 breed Sahiwal x Tharparkar chromosome 10, NIAB-ARS_B.indTharparkar_mat_pri_1.0, whole genome shotgun sequence DNA window includes the following coding sequences:
- the CHRM5 gene encoding muscarinic acetylcholine receptor M5 has product MEGEPYHNASTVNSTPVSHQPLERHGLWEVITIAAVTAVVSLITIVGNVFVMISFKVNSQLKTVNNYYLLSLACADLIIGIFSMNLYTTYILMGRWALGSVACDLWLALDYVASNASVMNLLVISFDRYFSITRPLTYRAKRTPKRAGIMIGLAWLISFILWAPAILCWQYLVGERTVPPDECQIQFLSEPTITFGTAIAAFYIPVSVMTILYCRIYRETEKRTKDLADLQGSDSVAEAEKRKSAHQALLRSCFSCPWPTLTQRERNQSSWSSSRRSTSITGKPSQATGPSTEWAKAEQLTTCSSYPSSEDEDKPTTDPVFQVVYKSQAKESPREELSAEETKQAFVNAQSEKNDYDTPKYFLSPASAHGPKSQKWVAYKFRLVVKAEGTHDTNNGCRKVKIMPCSFPVSKDPSTKGLDPNLSHQMTKRKRMVLVKERKAAQTLSAILLAFIITWTPYNIMVLVSTFCDKCVPVTLWHLGYWLCYVNSTVNPICYALCNRTFRKTFKMLLFCRWKKKKVEEKLYWQGNSKLP; this is encoded by the coding sequence ATGGAAGGGGAACCTTACCACAATGCATCTACCGTCAACAGCACCCCAGTGAGCCACCAGCCTTTGGAACGCCATGGGCTGTGGGAGGTCATCACCATTGCAGCTGTCACGGCCGTGGTGAGTCTGATCACCATCGTGGGCAATGTCTTCGTCATGATCTCCTTCAAGGTCAACAGCCAGCTGAAGACAGTTAACAACTATTACCTGCTCAGCTTAGCCTGTGCAGATCTCATCATTGGGATCTTCTCCATGAACCTGTACACTACGTACATCCTCATGGGACGGTGGGCTCTCGGGAGTGTGGCTTGTGACCTTTGGCTTGCGCTGGACTATGTGGCCAGCAATGCTTCTGTCATGAACCTTCTGGTGATTAGTTTTGACCGTTATTTTTCGATCACAAGGCCCCTCACGTACCGGGCCAAGCGTACCCCAAAGAGGGCTGGCATCATGATTGGCTTGGCCTGGCTGATCTCTTTCATCCTCTGGGCACCCGCGATCCTCTGCTGGCAGTACTTGGTTGGGGAGCGGACGGTACCTCCAGATGAGTGCCAGATCCAGTTCCTCTCTGAGCCCACCATCACTTTCGGCACTGCCATTGCCGCCTTCTACATCCCTGTTTCTGTCATGACGATCCTCTACTGCCGCATCTACCGGGAAACGGAGAAGCGAACCAAGGACCTGGCTGACCTCCAGGGCTCAGACTCCGTGGCTGAAGCTGAGAAGAGAaagtcagcccaccaggctctgctcagGTCCTGCTTCAGCTGCCCCTGGCCCACCCTGACCCAGAGGGAAAGGAACCAGTCCTCCTGGTCATCCTCCCGCAGGAGCACCTCCATCACTGGGAAGCCATCCCAAGCCACCGGCCCGAGCACCGAGTGGGCCAAAGCCGAGCAGCTAACCACCTGCAGCAGCTACCCCTCCTCAGAAGACGAGGACAAGCCCACCACTGATCCTGTCTTTCAAGTGGTTTACAAGAGTCAGGCCAAGGAAAGCCCAAGGGAAGAGTTAAGTGCTGAAGAGACCAAGCAGGCTTTTGTGAATgctcaaagtgaaaaaaatgactaTGACACCCCAAAATACTTCCTGTCTCCAGCTTCTGCTCATGGGCCCAAGAGTCAGAAGTGGGTGGCCTACAAGTTCCGACTGGTGGTAAAAGCTGAGGGGACCCATGACACCAACAACGGATGCCGCAAGGTAAAAATCATGCCGTGTTCCTTCCCAGTGTCCAAGGACCCCTCAACAAAAGGCCTCGATCCCAACCTCAGCCATCAGATGACCAAACGAAAGAGGATGGTTCTCGTCAAAGAGAGGAAAGCCGCCCAGACCCTGAGTGCAATTCTCCTGGCTTTCATCATCACTTGGACTCCTTACAACATCATGGTCCTGGTTTCCACCTTCTGCGACAAGTGTGTCCCAGTCACCCTGTGGCACCTGGGCTACTGGTTATGCTATGTCAATAGCACTGTCAACCCCATTTGCTATGCCCTCTGCAACAGAACCTTCAGGAAGACCTTTAAGATGCTGCTGTTCTGccgatggaaaaagaaaaaagtggaagagAAGTTGTACTGGCAGGGGAACAGTAAGCTCCCCTGA